The genomic DNA CCGAGATCTTCGGCCACGGTAATCTGAATATTCTCGATGGTGTCGCGGTTCCAGAGCGACTCAAAAATCGGGTTGGCGAAGCGGAACGCCAGAAGATTCTGCACCGTCTCTTTGCCGAGGTAATGATCGATACGGTAGATCTGAGACTCCTCGATATATTGATGCAGCGTCGTATTCAGATGCCGAGCTGAATGGAAGTCGTGGCCAAATGGTTTTTCGAACACGACGCGGACCCACCCGTGGCTCTTGAGCAGTCCCGCCTGGTCCAACTGTTCCATCGCGGCAGGCACCGTGTCCGGTGGCAAGGCCAGATAGAATACCCGGTTCTCCGGCATCTTGTGGATGCGCTCCAACCGCCGGATGTACCGGGCCAACGCCTCATAATCTTGAGTCCCCCCCTCATGCAAGGTCTGGTAGTACAGACATTCCTCGCACCAGGCGCGCAACTCCGTTTCATTGCGCCAGCCGGCTTGCTGTAGGCCTTCGAAGGCCCAGAGCCGAAACCCCTCTTCGCCCAACTCAGGCAAGGCCGCCCCGACGATCAGGGTGTTGCGCGTTTCCAGGATTCCTTGATCCCGCAAATGATACAGAGCGGGCAGGAGCTTCCGGCGCGTCAAATCTCCAGTCGCGCCAATGACGATAAAGACGTGGGGTTCAACTTGATGTTGCGACATCCGCGGGTCCTCCATCTAAACGATCAACCGCCTGTTCACGCTCCCATAATACAGGATTCGGCAAATACCGCTGCATCATGAATGATTTCTTACACGCTCGCTCCCCTCCTCACAGGCAGGTGGCTGACGTGATCTCCCACTGCGCGTGTCCAACGACGGTTGGTTCATGGGGTCTATCTCGTCTATCTGGTTGGTCGGACCGGAAATTTATCCAGAAGAACCGGATAGACCTGCCAACCAGACAGACGAGCCCCTGCGCGTTACGCGAGCACAAGAGATCACGCCCGCCACGCGCCACTCTACAACGTTTTTAGCCAGGCTAGGATGTCAGCAATGTCTTGTCGGCTCAACGTATGTTCCCAGGCAGGCATCGGGCCTCGTCCGTAGAGGACCGTCTCCCAAAACGCAGTCTCTAGATGCAGGATGGGGTTGCCGGCCAGCTTGGGCCCGAATCCTCCGCCGGCACCGGCGCCATGACAGGCTTGGCAATTATTGGCGAAGAGCGCCGCGCCCTGCTGCGCCACTCCGTTCGGACGTTCTTGCATGGATGGTGGCTCGGTCTGTAACGGTTCTGCTGCGCCGATCTCACTGAGCGTGACCGACGCCGATGCGGCAGGATGAAACCGCTCAGCAAGAAACTCCACCACCAAGGCCGCTTCTTCCTCCGACAGCTCCGCGCCCCAGTGAACCATTTTGCCGACTGTGGCCTGCCAACGTGACCGGTCCAACCGTTGCTGCGCAATTAAATCCGTACTATGACAGATGCCGCAGCGGGCGAGCACCAATCCCTCTGCACGTGCCGACCATCCCGCCTGATCGCCCGGCGCTGCCCCTGCCCTGCCAAACAGCAGCATCGCCAATCCAAGCAGGCCTATTGCAACAACCTTTGTGGCGAGCCTCATCCGGCCACCGCCACGATCACATGGTCCCATCCGTTCCAAAGAAACCCGCTGGGGTTCCAAGGACTCGTTTCCGGTTGCGTCACGCCCCGATCATCGGTCGCGCGACAGAGAATCGTCTTTAGGCCGGAAGTTGACTGCCAAATGTACTGCCACTGGCGCCAGGCATAGGGTTGCTCTTCACCGATCAAACGCGCCGGCTCCCAAGTGCGGCCCTCATCGATCGAAACCTCGACGCGCACAATCCTGCCCTCGCCGGTCCAGGCCACACCTTGAATCGTGACGGGACCAGGCTTAAGGGTGGCTCCTTCTCGCGGCTGCGCGATCAACGATTTCACGACCATCGTTTCCACCGGCTTGAGATCGCTAGATGCGATGACTTCGCCCGGCGTAACCGGTCTCGCGGGATAGCGATAGGCAGTTTGCATGTAGTAACCCTGGGCTTCGTCCTGCTGCACGGTGATGTCGGTGAGCCACTTAATGCAGGAATCCGCCATCCATCCAGGCGTGACGACCCGTAACGGCGCCCCATGCAGCAGCGGCAATGAACGTCCGTTCATCTCATAGGCTAGGATCGTATCCTGGTGCAGCGCCTTCTCGATCGGGATGCTGCGCACGAAAAGCGGAACCGTCGCCGCGACTGGACGGTCCGCCCCTTGAAACTGCACATGCAAACCGTTCGTCTGGAGGCCTGCCTTCGCCAGAACATCTCTCAATCGCACCCCGGTCCAGCGCGCATGACCGACGGCGCCCCGTTCCCATTGCACGCCAGGCACTTTCGGCCGGTACGACGCCCGACCGTTCCCGCTGCATTGCACGACGGCGGTGATGGTGACGACTTCGAATTGCTTCAAGTCTCTCAACGTGAGCGTCAGCGGGCGATCGACCAGACCGGTCACGCGCAACCGCCAATTTTCATCGGAGAGCTGTTCTGGCGGAGGGGGGCCGAAGTGGCTGCGGACGAAGAAGCGGGAGGTGGGCGTGAGGTAGG from Nitrospirota bacterium includes the following:
- a CDS encoding c-type cytochrome; its protein translation is MRLATKVVAIGLLGLAMLLFGRAGAAPGDQAGWSARAEGLVLARCGICHSTDLIAQQRLDRSRWQATVGKMVHWGAELSEEEAALVVEFLAERFHPAASASVTLSEIGAAEPLQTEPPSMQERPNGVAQQGAALFANNCQACHGAGAGGGFGPKLAGNPILHLETAFWETVLYGRGPMPAWEHTLSRQDIADILAWLKTL
- a CDS encoding sulfite oxidase, which codes for MVPQAGVATVVAMNVDGEASVTGDPIVPAMSRRTVLGRIIQGLGLSLALGPAIPVVQARERATESDETDRLIVRVARPLDAETPVQEFASYLTPTSRFFVRSHFGPPPPEQLSDENWRLRVTGLVDRPLTLTLRDLKQFEVVTITAVVQCSGNGRASYRPKVPGVQWERGAVGHARWTGVRLRDVLAKAGLQTNGLHVQFQGADRPVAATVPLFVRSIPIEKALHQDTILAYEMNGRSLPLLHGAPLRVVTPGWMADSCIKWLTDITVQQDEAQGYYMQTAYRYPARPVTPGEVIASSDLKPVETMVVKSLIAQPREGATLKPGPVTIQGVAWTGEGRIVRVEVSIDEGRTWEPARLIGEEQPYAWRQWQYIWQSTSGLKTILCRATDDRGVTQPETSPWNPSGFLWNGWDHVIVAVAG